One region of Archocentrus centrarchus isolate MPI-CPG fArcCen1 chromosome 6, fArcCen1, whole genome shotgun sequence genomic DNA includes:
- the LOC115781317 gene encoding E3 ubiquitin-protein ligase TRIM21-like has product MTKEKRRKRGRGVQQQVSCKYSREGVQSDIMSAATCRLLRTSFGAPSVWTCSPSPGFYTRPELRVNTFISEMAARFRQSAQQEAEGSEKGRQRFLCDVCVESKLKALKSCVVCSSYCETHLKPHQTKSSLRETRADRALGRPEFRLCRKHDKLIELFCKTDRVGICMLCSISEHKTHHAVPMKEYTERERELKKMDHEITDMIIDRSSKLHNISLAGDYGRKDADREIDRSEVFRILHSTVWKGKLKFINRITKKQKRAEKRAEAVVRGLEKEISVLKRRRTGGDFKISLPSYEGSAVRALAEMDERLSEQRDMMFELELKRFQNYAVDVKLDPNTARSGLVLSDDGKQVHHSDVQKELPDNPERFDTFLGVLGHRSFRYGKFYYEVEVKGKTEWDLGVVTESVSRKGEITASPQNGFWTISLRNEKEFTANADSPVSLSLQWNPEKVGVFVDFEDGLVSFYDVNDFTPIYSFSECCFTERFTPFFSPGPNHGGKNATPLTVTPVDPTEHVWYKENRFASILF; this is encoded by the exons ATGACGAAggagaagagaaggaaaagggGCCGCGGCGTGCAGCAGCAAGTGTCCTGTAAATATTCCCGGGAAGGAGTCCAAAG TGACATCATGTCTGCTGCCACCTGTCGACTGCTGAGGACCAGTTTCGGTGCTCCGTCTGTCTGGACGTGTTCACCGAGCCC AGGTTTCTACACGAGACCCGAGTTGCGGGTCAACACTTTCATCTCTGAGATGGCAGCTCGGTTCAGACAGTCAGCTCAGCAGGAAGCCGAAGGAAGCGAGAAAGGTCGGCAGAGATTTCTCTGTGATGTCTGCGTGGAATCCAAGCTGAAGGCCCTGAAGTCCTGTGTGGTGTGTTCCTCCTACTGCGAGACTCACCTGAAACCTCACCAGACAAAGTCCAGCCTGAGAGAGACACGAGCTGATCGAGCCTTGGGAAGACCGGAGTTCAGGTTATGTAGGAAGCACGACAAGCTGATCGAGCTGTTCTGTAAGACTGACCGGGTGGGTATCTGCATGCTGTGCTCCATTTCAGAGCACAAGACTCATCATGCTGTTCCAATGAAAGAATATACTGAAAGGGAACGtgagctgaagaaaatggatcatGAAATTACAGACATGATCATTGACAGATCCTCAAAGCTTCACAACATCTCCCTCGCAGGTGATTATGGCAGGAAAGATGCAGACAGGGAGATAGATCGCTCCGAGGTCTTCAGGATTCTGCATTCAACTGTTTGGAAAGGGAAGCTTAAGTTCATCAATAGGATCACGAAGAAGcagaaaagagcagaaaaacGAGCTGAAGCTGTCGTCAGAGGGCTGGAGAAGGAGATCTCTGTTCTGAAGAGGAGGC GGACTGGCGGAGACTTCAAAATCAGCCTACCGTCATACGAGGGGTCTGCCGTGAGAGCTCTGGCTGAGATGGACGAGAGGCTCAGTGAACAGAGGGATATGATGTTTGAATTGGAGCTGAAGAGGTTCCAGAATTATGCAGTGGACGTGAaactggatccaaacacagcacgaTCCGGCCTCGTGCTGTCTGACGATGGAAAGCAGGTGCACCACAGCGACGTGCAGAAGGAGCTCCCAGACAACCCGGAGAGGTTCGATACTTTTCTCGGTGTGTTAGGACATCGCAGTTTCCGCTATGGAAAGTTCTACTACGAGGTGGAAGTCAAAGGCAAGACGGAGTGGGATTTAGGAGTGGTCACCGAGTCAGTCAGCAGGAAGGGAGAGATCACGGCGAGCCCTCAGAACGGTTTCTGGACGATAAGTCTGAGGAATGAAAAAGAGTTCACGGCCAACGCGGACTCTCCGGTCTCCCTGTCTCTGCAGTGGAACCCTGAAAAGGTGGGAGTGTTTGTGGACTTTGAGGACGGGCTGGTCTCCTTCTACGATGTCAATGACTTTACTCCGATCTACTCTTTCAGCGAGTGCTGCTTCACGGAGAGATTCACCCCGTTCTTTAGTCCGGGTCCGAACCACGGTGGCAAAAACGCCACGCCTCTGACGGTCACGCCTGTCGATCCTACCGAGCACGTTTGGTATAAAGAGAACAGATTTGCCTCCATTCTATTTTAA
- the LOC115781318 gene encoding LOW QUALITY PROTEIN: E3 ubiquitin-protein ligase TRIM39-like (The sequence of the model RefSeq protein was modified relative to this genomic sequence to represent the inferred CDS: inserted 1 base in 1 codon), translating into MFAAGGFLTEDQFLCSICLDVFTHPVSTPCGHNFCKSCITQHWDINFPYRCPLCKKVFYVRPELQVNTLIAEVSTSLRLSAQQEARGSGSERQHAKPGEVPCDVCSGTKLKALKSCLVCLASYCETHLEPHQTVSGLKKHQLIDPVKNLEGRICSKHDKLLELYCKTDQTCVCMLCAILDHKTHNVVPLKEECEGKKAELKLTQDHVQAMILKKEAKIQGLRSCVELSKKAADRQIAEGVRIYTALRESVEKGLNELIEAVDEKQRTAEKQAESFIKQLEQEIIELTKRSSEVEQLSRSEDHLQFIQNFSSIKAASAIKDRTESRLHPPSFEGMVTRAVSQVEKMLSKQMKIQVEADLRRVRQYAVDVTLDPDTVNPKLILSEDGKLVNKADKENNVPDNPEKLSVCTQQSFSSGRFYYEVEVKGKTEWALGVAGESVSRKGDIPPSPQSGCWTICLRHRNEHFAAAAAADADVHLCLRAKPEKVGCXVDYEEGVVSFYDADAAALIYSFTGCCFTEKLFPYFSPGNNDGGNNSTSLIISPVSHPE; encoded by the exons ATGTTTGCTGCCGGCGGTTTTTTGACTGAAGACCAGTTTCTGTGCTCCATCTGTCTGGACGTGTTCACCCATCCGGTCAGCACGCCATGTGGGCACAACTTCTGCAAAAGCTGCATCACGCAGCACTGGGATATCAACTTCCCCTATCGGTGTCCGCTGTGTAAAAAGGTCTTCTACGTTAGACCTGAGCTGCAGGTAAATACATTAATCGCTGAGGTATCTACTAGCTTGAGACTGTCAGCTCAGCAGGAAGCCAGAGGCAGCGGATCAGAGCGGCAACACGCCAAACCAGGAGAGGTTCCCTGTGATGTCTGCAGTGGGACCAAACTGAAGGCTCTgaagtcctgcctggtgtgtctgGCCTCCTACTGTGAGACTCACCTGGAGCCTCATCAGACTGTTTCAGGTCTGAAGAAACATCAGCTGATCGACCCAGTAAAGAACCTGGAAGGCAGAATCTGTTCAAAGCACGATAAACTGCTCGAGCTCTACTGTAAGACCGACCAGACGTGCGTCTGCATGCTCTGTGCCATTTTAGACCACAAGACTCACAATGTTGTTCCCCTGAAGGAAGAATGTGAAGGGAAGAAGGCAGAACTGAAGCTAACACAGGATCACGTTCAGGCGATGATCCTGAAAAAAGAGGCTAAGATTCAGGGGCTCAGATCCTGCGTGGAGCTCAGTAAGaaagctgcagacagacagatagcaGAAGGTGTTCGGATCTACACTGCTCTCAGGGAGTCTGTTGAAAAAGGCCTGAACGAGCTCATCGAGGCAGTCGATGAGAAGCAAAgaacagcagagaaacaggccGAAAGCTTTATCAAGCAGCTGGAGCAGGAAATCATTGAGCTGACGAAGAGAAGCTCTGAGGTGGAGCAGCTCTCCCGCTCTGAAGACCACCTCCAATTTATCCAGAACTTCTCTTCCATAAAAGCTGCTTCAGCCATCAAGGACCGGACAGAATCCAGACTGCATCCACCCTCATTTGAAGGGATGGTGACGAGAGCTGTGAGTCAGGTGGAGAAGATGCTCAGCAAACAGATGAAGATTCAGGTTGAGGCTGATCTGAGGAGGGTCCGGCAGTACGCCGTGGACGTTACTCTCGATCCTGATACAGTGAATCCCAAACTCATCCTGTCTGAAGACGGAAAACTGGTGAACAAGGCTGACAAAGAGAATAATGTCCCAGACAATCCAGAGAAACTCTCTGTTTGCACTCAGCAAAGCTTCTCTTCAGGAAGATTTTACTATGAGGTTGAAGTAAAAGGGAAAACTGAGTGGGCTTTGGGAGTGGCCGGAGAGTCCGTCAGCAGGAAGGGTGATATTCCACCGAGCCCACAGAGCGGCTGCTGGACGATATGTTTGAGGCACAGAAACGAgcactttgctgctgctgctgctgctgatgcagaCGTTCATCTCTGTCTGAGGGCGAAGCCTGAGAAGGTGGGGT TTGTGGACTATGAAGAGGGCGTGGTCTCCTTCTATGACGCTGATGCTGCAGCTCTCATCTACTCTTTCACTGGATGCTGTTTCACTGAGAAACTCTTTCCATACTTTAGCCCCGGTAACAATGATGGTGGAAATAACTCCACCTCTCTGATCATCTCACCTGTCAGTCACCCTGAGTAG